One part of the Sphingopyxis sp. PAMC25046 genome encodes these proteins:
- a CDS encoding C39 family peptidase, which produces MRALIAGMLCALAAAPAAAEVRLTGPETGGTYQLQVMTWWDIPFRSVIRQRYDFSCGSAALATLLTYHYGAPTSEAMPFRSMWEKGDREAIRKVGFSMLDMKTYLASRGFRAEGFRLTVDQLKQVKRPTIVLMDLKGFKHFVVIKGVRGDRVLTGDSVLGLNEYSLEDFEKHWNGIALAIVEGGKKRPEFNLAGDWGPWSQAPLEKDGSLHVSAGDLTTHLPPQYQLTPQILLDVRVGTVK; this is translated from the coding sequence ATGCGAGCCTTGATCGCGGGTATGCTGTGCGCCCTCGCCGCAGCACCCGCCGCCGCCGAGGTCCGGCTGACGGGCCCCGAAACCGGCGGCACTTACCAGCTCCAGGTGATGACCTGGTGGGACATTCCCTTTCGTTCGGTCATCCGCCAGCGTTATGATTTCAGCTGCGGCTCGGCCGCGCTCGCAACGCTGCTCACCTATCATTACGGCGCGCCGACCTCCGAAGCGATGCCATTCCGCTCCATGTGGGAAAAGGGCGACCGCGAAGCGATCCGCAAGGTCGGCTTCTCGATGCTCGACATGAAGACCTATCTCGCTTCGCGCGGCTTTCGCGCCGAAGGCTTCCGGCTCACCGTCGATCAATTGAAGCAGGTGAAGCGCCCGACGATCGTCCTGATGGACCTTAAGGGATTCAAGCATTTCGTCGTGATCAAGGGCGTGCGCGGCGACCGGGTACTCACCGGCGATTCGGTGCTCGGCCTCAACGAATATTCGCTCGAGGATTTCGAGAAGCACTGGAACGGCATCGCCTTGGCGATCGTCGAAGGGGGCAAGAAACGCCCCGAATTCAACCTCGCCGGCGACTGGGGACCCTGGTCGCAGGCTCCACTCGAAAAGGACGGCTCGCTCCACGTCTCGGCCGGCGACCTCACCACCCACCTTCCCCCACAATATCAGCTGACCCCGCAGATCCTGCTCGATGTGCGCGTCGGCACCGTGAAATGA
- a CDS encoding acyl-CoA dehydrogenase family protein, whose protein sequence is MSEAQPQSFPEIREAVRRLCAAFPGEYWQRLDRDRIYPTEFVRTLTEAGFLSVLIPEEYGGSGLGLGAATAVLEEIHRSGCNGGACHAQMYTMGTLLKYGSEAQKREYLPAIARGELRLQAFGVTEPTAGTDTTRIRTFARRVDDKYIVNGQKIWISRAEHSDLMVLLCRTTPREACAKPSDGMSVLLVDMREAVGKGLTIRPVRTMLNHATTELFFDDLEVPSANLIGEEGRGFRYILSGMNAERILIASECIGDGRFFVDRAVAYAKDRSVFGRAIGENQGVQFPIARAWVQIAAATEMVDKAARLFDTGADCGTEANMAKMLASEASWYAADMCIQTHGGFGFAEEYDIERKFRETRLYQVAPISTNLILSHVATHALGLPKSF, encoded by the coding sequence ATGTCCGAAGCCCAGCCGCAGAGCTTTCCCGAAATCCGTGAGGCGGTGCGCCGCCTCTGCGCTGCGTTTCCCGGCGAATATTGGCAGAGGCTCGACCGCGACCGCATCTATCCGACCGAGTTCGTGCGCACACTGACCGAAGCGGGTTTCCTCTCGGTGCTGATCCCCGAGGAATATGGCGGATCTGGGCTCGGACTCGGTGCCGCGACCGCCGTGCTCGAGGAAATTCACCGTTCGGGCTGCAACGGCGGCGCGTGCCATGCGCAGATGTACACGATGGGCACGCTACTCAAGTACGGGTCGGAGGCGCAGAAGCGGGAATATTTGCCCGCGATCGCGCGCGGCGAGCTTCGCCTGCAGGCGTTCGGCGTGACCGAGCCGACCGCGGGCACCGACACCACTCGCATTCGCACCTTCGCGCGTAGGGTCGACGACAAATATATCGTCAACGGCCAGAAGATCTGGATCAGCCGCGCCGAACATTCGGACCTGATGGTCCTGCTCTGCCGCACCACCCCGCGCGAGGCGTGCGCCAAGCCCTCCGACGGGATGAGTGTGCTGCTCGTCGACATGCGCGAGGCGGTTGGCAAGGGCCTTACGATCCGCCCGGTACGCACGATGCTCAACCATGCGACGACCGAGCTTTTTTTCGACGATCTCGAAGTCCCCTCCGCGAATTTGATCGGCGAGGAGGGCAGGGGCTTTCGCTATATCCTGTCGGGCATGAACGCCGAGCGCATCCTGATTGCATCCGAATGTATCGGCGACGGCCGCTTCTTCGTCGACCGCGCGGTCGCCTATGCCAAGGACCGCTCGGTCTTCGGCCGCGCGATCGGCGAGAATCAGGGCGTCCAGTTCCCGATCGCGCGCGCCTGGGTCCAGATCGCCGCCGCCACCGAAATGGTCGACAAGGCCGCGCGTCTGTTCGACACCGGCGCCGATTGCGGGACCGAAGCCAATATGGCGAAGATGCTCGCGTCCGAGGCCAGCTGGTACGCCGCCGACATGTGCATCCAGACGCACGGCGGCTTCGGCTTCGCCGAGGAATATGATATCGAGCGCAAATTCCGCGAGACGCGCCTCTATCAGGTCGCGCCGATCAGCACGAACCTGATCCTCAGCCACGTCGCGACCCACGCGCTCGGCCTACCCAAGAGCTTTTGA
- a CDS encoding MaoC family dehydratase N-terminal domain-containing protein: MDEYSAWVGRSETRKDIATAAPLRGLAALLDHDAVTDILPPLGHWLYFLPDARQSAIGEDGHPRRDGAGLLPPVPLPRRMWAGSRIEFLAPIAVGAALTRVTTIDAIKPKRGASGDLLFVTLRHDIAANGVPAIREEQDIVFREPTPASPAPQAPTVPAAAEPADAVRKVSPDPVLLFRYSALTFNAHRIHYDRDYAQSVEGYAGLVVHGPLIATLLIDHALRAAPDIVPRQFVFRAEAPLIDGAPFDLCLAREGDAAKLWARDATGRATMRANLS; the protein is encoded by the coding sequence ATGGACGAATATTCTGCCTGGGTCGGCCGCAGCGAAACACGCAAGGATATCGCGACCGCAGCGCCGCTGCGGGGTCTTGCCGCCTTGCTCGACCATGACGCCGTGACGGATATCCTCCCGCCGCTCGGTCACTGGCTCTATTTCCTTCCCGACGCCCGGCAGTCGGCGATCGGCGAGGACGGCCACCCGCGCCGCGACGGCGCAGGTCTGCTCCCGCCTGTCCCGCTTCCGCGCCGCATGTGGGCAGGAAGCCGCATCGAATTCCTCGCTCCGATCGCGGTCGGCGCCGCGCTGACCCGCGTCACCACGATCGACGCGATCAAGCCCAAACGCGGCGCGAGCGGCGACCTGCTCTTCGTCACCTTGCGCCACGACATCGCGGCGAACGGCGTGCCCGCGATCCGCGAGGAACAGGATATCGTCTTTCGCGAACCCACCCCGGCATCGCCCGCCCCGCAGGCACCGACCGTCCCCGCGGCCGCCGAACCCGCCGACGCGGTCCGCAAGGTTTCGCCCGATCCGGTGCTGCTCTTCCGCTATTCGGCGCTGACATTCAACGCGCACCGCATCCACTATGACCGCGACTATGCGCAGAGCGTTGAGGGCTATGCCGGGCTGGTCGTGCACGGCCCGCTGATCGCGACGCTGCTGATCGATCATGCCCTGCGCGCCGCGCCCGACATCGTTCCGCGCCAGTTCGTCTTCCGCGCAGAGGCGCCGCTGATCGACGGCGCCCCCTTCGACCTCTGTCTCGCGCGCGAGGGCGACGCGGCGAAGCTGTGGGCGCGCGATGCGACCGGGCGCGCGACGATGCGCGCGAATCTGTCCTGA